Proteins from a genomic interval of Salvelinus sp. IW2-2015 linkage group LG14, ASM291031v2, whole genome shotgun sequence:
- the LOC111972959 gene encoding adhesion G protein-coupled receptor F4-like, giving the protein MNITTGWSCDQCSSNGSCDEIVDGKICGCLNDYPSDGKFCQPITNLTACPSPTTTAEPSTISGRIIEIELDMTDISVTLIDVLRASVSGLTYPVLISNVLNVTDVNFTTACYPNNTCRCEDQYGWSCDQCLSYGSCDNITDDSCGCIKAIPPYGPFCQPITNLTACPTPSPTPENTXNLQFTMAITFDSNFNDENNAMFKDIDQTIKVIYKRNMQGFISAKLNRLKSGSVIADFTVMTTIVNNVEIAKAKEDIVSTLGEKYNIRFTCLNNTIFGNGQVNEIVVADCKLDEVGQKTAICQENGNFSNLENNCVLKEIETLFLLSQDLVGTDLPGFLERLRNSTFNLLGRIVASPATISTIVNILTNVANVSRSTPINKPLMKNFLETAGVLTSNEAKTSWGDLNKNLTKNESSAFLGTIETISNFLTDDFFDIETQGINLNKTTVNNSVNNLFNLNSSVLIDIPASEASFNSITIITFDSLYNVLPARNSSSRNNSVNTINGKVVLVKVNGTIKNVTFRFDVLNKTLANPQCVFWNFNLFDGLGGWDDKGCELQSDKKSDTVTCHCNHLTSFSILMSPSIPGVLRVALDLITYIGVGISMGCLVVCLIIEMLVWKAVTGNNTSYMRHVSIVNIAFSLLIADIWFIIGAAISDNEKKDLPACSTATFFIHFFYLALFFWMLVSGLLLLYRTVMVFSHMSKPAMLAISFSLGYGAPLIIAVLTIAVTAPGKQYIRGXDXVCWLXWXESXALLAFVIPALTIVVINLLILIVVLFKMLRRGVGDVTQPDERNALVVIARCLAILTPFFGTTWGLGVGTMTXXNNLGIHIVFAIFNSLQGLFILVFGTLLDKKIREALTGRSHVSSNRTRTTSAATSSSSGLGFFRIRXRNVFNVSAAPTSSTTGASETFINT; this is encoded by the exons ATGAACATTACTACTG GGTGGTCATGTGACCAGTGTTCCTCCAATGGGTCCTGTGATGAGATCGTTGATGGGAAAATATGTGGATGTCTCAATGACTATCCTTCTGATGGAAAGTTCTGTCAGCCAATCACAA ATCTTACTGCTTGTCCAAGTCCAACTACTACAGCAG AGCCATCAACCATTTCTGGCAGAATTATTGAAATTGAGTTGGACATGACAGATATTTCAGTTACATTGATAGATGTACTTAGGGCCAGTGTGAGTGGCCTGACCTACCCTGTCCTGATCTCCAATGTGTTAAATGTAACGGACGTGAACTTCACTACTG CATGCTACCCAAACAACACATGCAGATGTGAGGATCAGTATGGTTGGTCATGTGACCAGTGTCTCTCTTATGGGTCCTGTGACAACATCACTGATGACTCCTGTGGATGTATCAAAGCCATTCCCCCTTATGGACCGTTTTGTCAGCCAATCACAA ATCTGACGGCTTGTCCAACACCATCTCCAACACCAG aaAACACAMTGAACCTACAATTTACTATGGCTATCACATTTGACTCTAACttcaatgatgaaaataatgcaATGTTCAAAGATATTGATCAAACT ATCAAAGTCATATATAAAAGAAACATGCAAGGCTTCATATCAGCAAAGTTAAATAGGTTAAA GAGTGGAAGTGTTATTGCAGATTTTACTGTTATGACAACAATTGTCAATAATGTGGAAATTGCAAAAGCAAAAGAGGATATTGTCTCAACACTTGGAGAAAAATATAATATAA GGTTTACCTGCTTGAATAATACGATCTTTGGCAATGGACAAGTTAATGAGATAGTTGTAGCTGACTGCAAATTGGATGAAGTGGGTCAAAAGACTGCTATTTGTCAAGAAAATGGAAATTTTTCAAATCTGGAGAATAACTGTGTCTTAAAAGAAATTGAAACCCTGTTTTTATTATCTCAG GATTTAGTGGGGACTGATCTTCCAGGCTTTTTGGAAAGACTCCGCAACAGCACTTTTAACCTCCTAGGTAGAATAGTTGCATCACCTGCAACTATTTCTACTATTGTTAATATTCTAACAAATGTTGCAAATGTGTCCCGAAGTACCCCAATAAACAAACCATTGATGAAG AATTTCCTGGAAACGGCAGGTGTACTTACTTCCAATGAAGCAAAAACCTCCTGGGGTGATCTAAACAAAAACCTCACCAAAAACGAAAGCTCAGCCTTTCTGGGAACCATTGAAACAATTTCCAATTTCCTTACCGATGACTTTTTTGACATAGAAACGCAAGGCATTAATTTAAACAAAACCACAGTCAACAACTCAGTCAACAACTTATTCAATTTAAACTCGTCTGTYCTGATAGACATACCAGCATCTGAAGCTTCCTTCAATTCAATCACCATAATAACATTTGACTCCTTGTATAATGTTTTACCTGCCAGAAACAGCAGCAGTCGGAACAACAGTGTCAACACCATCAACGGAAAAGTGGTTCTGGTGAAGGTGAATGGCACAATCAAGAATGTGACTTTCCGTTTTGACGTACTGAACAAGACACTGGCCAATCCTCAGTGTGTTTTCTGGAACTTCAACCTTTTTGACGGCCTTGGAGGATGGGATGATAAAGGATGTGAACTGCAGTCTGATAAGAAGTCAGACACTGTCACCTGTCACTGTAATCATCTCACCTCCTTCTCCATTTTGATGTCGCCTTCCATTCCAGGTGTGTTAAGAGTCGCTTTGGATCTTATCACTTACATTGGAGTTGGCATATCAATGGGTTGCTTGGTTGTGTGTCTCATCATTGAGATGTTGGTATGGAAGGCTGTGACTGGAAACAACACATCTTACATGCGTCATGTCTCTATAGTGAACATCGCCTTTTCCCTTCTGATTGCTGACATTTGGTTCATTATTGGTGCAGCAATTTCCGACAATGAAAAAAAAGATCTACCTGCGTGTTCCACAGCAACATTTTTCATCCACTTTTTCTACCTGGCTCTGTTTTTCTGGATGTTGGTCTCAGGCCTTTTGCTGCTCTACCGGACTGTCATGGTTTTCTCTCACATGTCTAAACCAGCAATGTTGGCCATCAGTTTTTCTTTGGGCTATGGAGCTCCCCTCATCATTGCTGTCTTAACTATCGCAGTGACAGCCCCAGGGAAACAATACATTAGAGGGAAWGATGKGGTTTGCTGGCTCAMCTGGAMAGAGTCAAWGGCCCTTCTGGCTTTTGTGATCCCTGCCCTGACCATAGTGGTCATCAACCTTTTGATCYTGATTGTGGTTCTGTTCAAAATGCTGAGGAGAGGTGTGGGGGATGTTACCCAGCCAGATGAGAGAAATGCTTTGGTGGTCATCGCCAGGTGTCTGGCCATTCTGACTCCCTTCTTTGGTACTACCTGGGGACTAGGAGTAGGAACCATGACTAMASCAAACAATCTAGGAATCCATATTGTGTTTGCGATCTTCAATTCCTTACAG GGTTTGTTCATCTTGGTATTTGGAACACTTTTGGACAAAAAG ATCCGGGAAGCTCTGACAGGAAGGTCACACGTGTCCTCCAACCGCACAAGG ACCACAAGTGCTGCAACATCATCGTCAAGTGGTTTGGGATTTTTCCGGATACGGARGAGAA ATGTTTTCAACGTTTCAGCAGCTCCAACATCCAGCACTACTGGTGCATCAGAGACTTTCATCAACACTTAA